Proteins encoded together in one Acipenser ruthenus chromosome 22, fAciRut3.2 maternal haplotype, whole genome shotgun sequence window:
- the LOC117431148 gene encoding cytoplasmic phosphatidylinositol transfer protein 1-like, whose amino-acid sequence MLLKEYRICMPLTVEEYRIGQLYTISKHSHEESDKGEGVEVVRNEPHIDPVHGEGQFTEKRVHLSSKLPSWARAVVPRIFYITEKAWNYYPYTITEYTCSFLPKFSIHIETKYEDNCGDNENIFNTDKNNSEREVCFLDIAYDDIPDRHYKSSEDLRCFASVKTGRGPLKEGWREKDKPVMCSYKLVSIKFEVWGLQTRVEQFVHKVISDILLIGHRQAFAWVDEWYNMTMDEVRKYERDTQEATNEKIGPVTPTISVSEVSKPSTSHSAPSSAPSTPVNGDPPDFLSVPKDRPRKKSAPEMLTLPEMRERSHPK is encoded by the exons ATGCTACTGAAAGAATACCGGATCTGTATGCCTCTCACAGTGGAGGAG TACAGGATCGGCCAGCTGTATACCATCAGCAAACACAGCCACGAGGAGAGCGACAAGGGGGAAGGCGTAGAGGTGGTGCGAAACGAGCCACACATAGACCCCGTCCATGGAGAGGGGCAGTTCACAGAGAAGAGGGTACACCTGTCCAG TAAGCTTCCCAGCTGGGCTCGAGCTGTGGTTCCCCGCATATTTTATATCACAGAGAAGGCCTGGAACTACTATCCTTACACAATCACAG AATATACG TGCTCATTTTTACCGAAATTCTCTATTCATATAGAAACAAAATATGAAGACAATTGTGGAGACAATGAAAAT ATTTTTAATACAGATAAAAATAACTCAGAACGTGAGGTGTGTTTCCTGGACATTGCATATGATGATATCCCAGACAGACACTACAAAAGCTCAGAG GACCTGCGGTGCTTTGCGTCAGTAAAAACAGGACGGGGACCCTTGAAAGAGGGCTGGAGAGAGAAAGACAAGCCAGTTATGTGCTCCTACAAACTGGTCAGCATCAAGTTTGAGGTGTGGGGGCTCCAGACCAGGGTGGAGCAGTTTGTGCACAAG GTCATCAGTGATATCCTGTTAATAGGACACCGGCAGGCCTTTGCATGGGTGGACGAGTGGTACA ATATGACAATGGATGAAGTGCGGAAGtacgagagagacacacaggaagCCACCAACGAGAAGATCGGGCCAGTGACACCCACAATCTCCGTCAGTGAGGTGTCCAAGCCGTCCACTTCACACAGCGCCCCTTCCAGCGCTCCCTCCACCCCCGTCAACGGAGACCCTCCTGACTTCCTCAGTGTGCCCAAAGACCGGCCACGCAAGAAATCCGCTCCCGAAATGCTTACCCTCCCGGAGATGAGGGAACGCTCACACCCCAAGTAG